From Saccharibacillus brassicae:
CTGCAGCTGGCGTCCGGCATGCTTGGGGCCGGCGATCCGCGCATCGTGCTGATCAGCGACGGCGACGAAAATATCGGCAGCATGCTCGAAAGCGGACGCCTGCTCAAAAACCGCGGCATCGCCGTCGACGTGCTGGACAAGCGGACCGAGACCGAGCGCGACGCCGCGATCGATTCGCTGTCCCTGCCGGGCAAGCTGTATCTCGGCGAAGCGTTTACGGTCGAAGCGCGGCTGCGCAGCACGTTCTCGGGAACGGGCGAGATCCGGCTGTACGAAGACAACGTGGAGATCGGCGCGCAGACCGTGCGGGTGGAGCGCGGCGACAACGCCGTATTGCTGCAAGGGCTGGCCAAAAAGCCGGGCCTGCATCGTTATCGGGCCGAGCTGGGCCTGCCCGGCGACGAACAGTCCGCGAACAATGCGGCGTTCGCTTTTACCCGGGTTGCGGGAAGTCCGTCGGTGCTCGTGGTCGAAGGCAAACCGGGCACGTCGTCCAATATCGAAAAAGCGCTGAACGCGGGGCTGATCGATACGACCGTCATCCCAGCGTCGCTGCTGCCGTCGGAAATTGCCGATTACGCGCAGTACGACAGCATTTTGTTCAACAATGTGTCGGGCGACGCGCTCGGACAGTCCAAAATGGACGCGATCGAAACGGCGGTCCGCAGTTACGGGATCGGCTTCATGATGAGCGGCGGCGATCAGAGCTTCGGCCTGGGCGGCTACTTCGATACGCCGATCGAGCGGGCGCTGCCCGTCTCGATGGAACTCGAAGGCAAGCGCGAAGTGCCGGAGCTTGGCCTGATTCTCGTCATCGACCGTTCGGGCAGCATGAGCGGAAGCAAGATCGAGCTGGCCAAAGAAGCGGCCATGCGCACCGTCGAACTGATGCGGGCCAAAGACACGGTCGGCGTCGTCGCGTTCGACGATTCGCCGTGGTGGGTCGTCGAGCCGCGCAAACTGACGGACAAAGAAGAAGTGCTTCAGCTGATCCAGTCGATTCCGAGCGGCGGCGGGACGAACATTTTCCCGGCGATGGCTTCCGCGGCGGAGACGATCAAAGGGATCGACGCGCAGCGCAAACATATTATTCTGCTCACGGACGGACAGTCCGCGGGCGGAGGCAGCTACGAAGAGCTGCTGGCCGGCCTCGGCAAGGAACAAGTGACCGTATCGAGCGTCGCGGTCGGCTCGGACGCGGATCGCGGACTGCTTCAGCGCGTCGCGGATCTGGGCAAAGGCCGATTCTACGACGTGCAGGACGAGACGACGCTGCCGGCGATCTTCAGCCGCGAAGCGGTGCTGCTCGCCCGGACGTACGTCGTCGACAAGCCTTTTACGCCCCGGGTCGCGGACGCGGGCGATTGGGCTCCGCTGTTCGCGCAGGGGCTGCCGACGATCAACGGCTATGTGGCGACGAGCGCCAAGCCGTCCGCGCAGACAGTGCTGGTCAGTCCCGAACCCGATCCGCTGCTCGTCCGCTGGCAGTACGGCTCCGGCCGAAGCGTAGCCTGGACGAGCGATCTCACCGGCGAATGGTCGGGGCCCTGGATCGGCTGGGACGGCTTTGCGAACGTGCTTACCCAGACGGTCAAATGGACGTTTCCGCAGTTTGCGGCGTCGCCTTACCGGATCGAGACGGCGATGGCCGAAGGCGGCACGCAGCTCAGCGTGACGGCCGAACCGCAGGGCGACGCCGTACTTCCCGACGAACTGGTCGCTTCGATCGGCGGGGATGCAGACGCGGCGATCGATCCGGTGACGCTCGTGCAGACCGCTCCGGGCCGGTACACGGGCATGCTGCCTCTCGGCGAACCCGGCGCCTATCTGCTCAACTTGTCGCCTGCGGGCGCAGGAAGCGGGGGGGCGGATTCGGAAAACGCGGCGGGATCGACCGGGGCAGAAACGGCGGGCAGCGGCGAGACGGCCGCGCTTCCGGCTTCGACCGGAACCGGACTCGTCATTCCGTATTCGCCGGAATACCGCATTTCGTCCGCCGAGGCGCAAGGCTCCGCCCGCCTGGCCGAGCTGGCGCAGCTGACCGGAGGGCGCGTGCTCTCCTGGGACGATCCCGCGGCCGTGTATGCGCAGCCGGCCGCCCCGCACAAGCAGATGCGGGACTGGACGTCGCTTCTGCTGGCCGCCGTGCTGGCTTTGTGGATCGCGGATATCGCGATTCGCCGCCTGGCCGTTCCATGGGAACGGATCGCCGCGATGCTGGCGGCTCCGTTCGCGGCGGCCGGCCGGCGCGGTACCGGCGCCGCCTCCGGCGAAGCCGCTCCCGCGGAGGACGGCGCGCTCGCGCGCCTGTCCGCCGCCAAGCGGCGGAGCACGGCTGCCCGCGGCGGCGAGAAACGCGCCGACGAGAGCCGGGCCGCGCCTGCGCAGCGGCCGGCCGAAGCTCCCCGCGCAGCAGGCGGGGAGCCGGGGTCCGCGGCGGAAGGAGGCTTCGCCTCCGCCGTGGACCGTGTCCGCGCGGAGCGCGGCACCGGCCGTGCGCAGCCGGCCGAACGTTCCGCGGGCGAAGCCTCCCGCGGCGACCCGCCGTCCGGCCGCGCGAAGCCGCCGGACGAACCTGCGCCGCCGGATGACGGCGGCAGCGCCATGGACCGCCTGCTGGCCGCCAAGAAGCGAAGCGGCCGCTAGGCTCTCCAGCGCGTAAGACGGCGTAAGACAGCCGTCTTACACCGCTTTGCTTGAAGCCCGCCTTTCCGGCGGGCTTTTTTATATCCGCATCCTCGAACTTCTGCATCCTCGAACTCCTGCATCCTCGCGCCTCTGCGTCCTCGAACTTTCCATACCCATGCTGCCCATCTATCTCCCGCGCCCGCATTTTCCAATTCCCCTCTCCGCGCTATCCAGCTTCCATACTTTCCAACTTCCATGCCTTCCGCGTTCGTACAGCTTTTTACAAAACCCGCCCGTTCTTTTTACCGAAAAGACTGGAAAGCGGCCAAGCGGATCGGTATCTTTATTGAAATGAGGCTGTATACCAACTTTTGTGAAGGAGGCCTGCAGCATGGACACCGACTCCGGCAAGCCTGAACGGCCGAGTCCGGCAAAAAGCGGGACACTGTTGGAGATTTTGGCCGTATCGACGAAGCTCGGCCTGACTTCGTTCGGCGGGCCGATCGCGCATTTGGGCTATTTTCGGGAAGAGTACGTACGCCGCCGCGGATGGTTGGACGAGCGCAGTTATACCGAACTGGTAGCGCTGTGCCAGTTTTTGCCGGGACCGGCGAGCAGCCAGGTCGGGATCGGGATCGGGCT
This genomic window contains:
- a CDS encoding VWA domain-containing protein: MGVQFDHPWLLLLLIPLAAFAVFAWRGPARIPMFRHRLAASLRTIALLLLVLLLAGVQLYTVQRQHEVVYAVDRSSSASAGDADRDWIDASLAAKAADDAYAMLSFGRDASAERTMSADAPLGGLEAAVDADYTNVQRALQLASGMLGAGDPRIVLISDGDENIGSMLESGRLLKNRGIAVDVLDKRTETERDAAIDSLSLPGKLYLGEAFTVEARLRSTFSGTGEIRLYEDNVEIGAQTVRVERGDNAVLLQGLAKKPGLHRYRAELGLPGDEQSANNAAFAFTRVAGSPSVLVVEGKPGTSSNIEKALNAGLIDTTVIPASLLPSEIADYAQYDSILFNNVSGDALGQSKMDAIETAVRSYGIGFMMSGGDQSFGLGGYFDTPIERALPVSMELEGKREVPELGLILVIDRSGSMSGSKIELAKEAAMRTVELMRAKDTVGVVAFDDSPWWVVEPRKLTDKEEVLQLIQSIPSGGGTNIFPAMASAAETIKGIDAQRKHIILLTDGQSAGGGSYEELLAGLGKEQVTVSSVAVGSDADRGLLQRVADLGKGRFYDVQDETTLPAIFSREAVLLARTYVVDKPFTPRVADAGDWAPLFAQGLPTINGYVATSAKPSAQTVLVSPEPDPLLVRWQYGSGRSVAWTSDLTGEWSGPWIGWDGFANVLTQTVKWTFPQFAASPYRIETAMAEGGTQLSVTAEPQGDAVLPDELVASIGGDADAAIDPVTLVQTAPGRYTGMLPLGEPGAYLLNLSPAGAGSGGADSENAAGSTGAETAGSGETAALPASTGTGLVIPYSPEYRISSAEAQGSARLAELAQLTGGRVLSWDDPAAVYAQPAAPHKQMRDWTSLLLAAVLALWIADIAIRRLAVPWERIAAMLAAPFAAAGRRGTGAASGEAAPAEDGALARLSAAKRRSTAARGGEKRADESRAAPAQRPAEAPRAAGGEPGSAAEGGFASAVDRVRAERGTGRAQPAERSAGEASRGDPPSGRAKPPDEPAPPDDGGSAMDRLLAAKKRSGR